The candidate division WOR-3 bacterium nucleotide sequence TCTTGACTTTATGTCGTTTTTTTGTATTATTACTGGAGTATCAAAATACGTTTTTGCCATGTCGGGATAGCCACGCGAACGAGTGCGTATGATACTGGATAGCGCCGGTGTAACTCAGTGGTAGAGTAGCTGTTTTGTAAACAGCAGGTCGCCAGTTCGAATCTGGCCGCCGGCTTCTCTAAAAGAAGTTGGACGTATTGGTTATACATTGTGGCAGCCAGTTTTGTTGTTAGGTTTTGTCGTTGGGTCGCAAAACGGAAAACCGATGAAGATTAACGATACCGGCATCGCAACCTTAACCGTTAAACGATCTGTTGGGGCAGGTACCCAAGTGGACAACGGGGGCAGACTGTAAATCTGCTGGCGAAGGCCTTCGGAGGTTCGAATCCTTCCCTGCCCATGTGAAATAGACCCGCAGGCATCGAATGAAATGAAGATGACTGTGGTCGTCGATTTCAACATCCCGTGTTTTCGCAAGAAAATACGGGATTTCATTATCTTTGATTTACCCCGCTCCCCATGAGCAGGATTCTCACAAATTTAGCCTCCCATAATGCTAAGTATTTTGGGGTAGCTGCGAAATTGAGGACCCTCGTTCAAGCGCAGCGAAGAACGGGGTATCACCAAAAAAAGGCCCACACCAAATTTCATAAAATCTTGATTTCAAGAGAAATTTGAGTGCCCCTGCTCATTCCATAAGGGAATCTGTAACTTGCCACCTATATTAGCGGGATTAACGAAATTAACGAGAATAACGAAAGTAACGAACATTATTCATGATCTAGCAGGAAACCAGAGTATTCCTATATTTTGTTTATCTTCTCTGCTAATATTCGTGTCAGATTTTTGCGAGTATATGCTTGATAAGGTGTTTTCCCTTTAATAACAATTCCTTTCCTGTACTTACCATACAAATCGCTGAATCGTTTCGTCATCCCGTCAATGTCGTCAAAATCGAAGATCCAGCCAGGATAGCCTTTCTCAAGAGCGCCGGATAGCATATGCAGCCCCTTGGATCTGCCACAAACGATAATCGGCAATCCTGATGCAAGATATTCATTCTGCCGACTCGGGAAGAAATATTCACTACCGGTGGTGATCAATACGGCCAGATGCGAGTTGCAGAATATATCGATTGCTTTCTTGTAAGGCAAATGACCGGTCAACTCAACGAAATTGTAATTCTTTATGATGCGCAGAAAGCGCTCCTCGACATACCCTATGAACCTGAATCTGATTCTATCTTTGTCCAATCTGTTTTTCGACATGACGTGCGAAATAGCTTTCAAGATATTCTCAGGATTCCTTTCTTTCCTTACAGTTCCCAGATAGGATATAGTGAATCTATCAGGTTCTTCAGTCCGCTTGAAATCATCCGGATCGTAACCATTTGGAATTACACATATCTTATCGCGAATCTGAGGATAGCGATCGAGGAGTGAATTACTTATATTATCGTCTACTACAATTATCAAGCTGGCAATATTGACGACCTTTCTCTCCCAGTTCCGCACAAATTCCTTTTGCAGACGGCCTTTGTAAGGCATGAAGGGAAATTCCAACCAGGCATCACGGAAATCAACGATCAGCGGTTTGCCTGAAATTCTTGCCAGATAGTAACCAGTAATGAAAGTGCTGAACGGAGGCGCAGTCGCGAATATAGCATCAAACCCGGTCTTTCTGGCCGCGCTCAAGGCAAATGGCACCCACGGTGTCTTATTGTCCGGGAAATTAATTGTGCGTTTGATCGGACCATGCCATCGGCTCACGCTGTAATTTCTCATTCCCAGCAAGTAGAGTATGCGCGCCGGGTCCATACTGCAGGTTCGTAATACTTTTACGTTTCGCACGTCCCGCCCAATTTCATCATCAAAGCTGTGATACGCAACATTCTTGCGCGTGAGAATTATTGGTGTTATGCCGAAGGAAGGCAAATACTTCGCGAATTTTACTGGTCGTAGTGATCCAGGGCCGCCAAGCGGCGGCCAGTAATAAGTCAGAACAAGAAGTTTCTTATCGGATTGCCCGATGGGCTGTTTCATGCTGGTTGTGATCTTTCTCTACAGCAGGCGGTTGAGTAATGCATACGCCTCGCGACAGTATCCATTGATCTGAGGGTACTTATCCGAGTGCTCCTTTAATCCTATGACTGCCTTCAGATTTGCCCTCGCGTTCTCCTTATCGCCCAATTCGGCCAGACACTTACCAATATAGAGGTGACACTGTGCCAGGTTCGCGTAATTCTTTACGTTATGTGCATCATAACGTTCATAAAGATCTTCAAAAGCGCTGGCAGCAACCCGGTAGTTCTCTCTCTTGAACTCCAGTTCTGCCTTATTCCACATGAATGTTCTTGATACGGGATATTCTTCTAAAAGGGCATCAACAATCACTTCGGCCTTTTCGTATTGACCCTCTTCACCGTAGATGAAAACCAGAGAATTTCTCGCAGTAGGCCCTGAATAAATACTCTTCTGAGCTGCGATATTTAATTTCCCGATTGCCCCTTCGACATCGCCTCCACCAAGGTTGAGAAAAGGCAGATACCGCGACGCTCGCGCCCAGAAATATTCAAAAGTCCCGGCCGCCAGGTAGGCGTCATAAAATGCAGAATCCTCTCTCACCAACTCCTGCATCATCCTACCGCCTTTCATGCCTAACTTGAACGTCTCGAAATACTCCTTGCGAAACCCCTTATATACAGCCTGATATATGTATGCATTTGCTAAGTAGTATTTCGCCCAGACATTAGTTTCTTCGGAAAGAATTGTCTGCGAACGTTTAATTGTCTCTCGCATCAAACCGTTGTAATCGTCTTCATCCAGAAATTGACATTCATCCATCATCTTCAATTGAATGAGGGCGGCGCTAAAAAAATAGCCTGCTGGGTTTTCAGGGTATGTTTCCTTTAACTGATTGAAATAGTAGTGGGCGCTGTCGAACTGCTCAACGTAAGAATATTCGAGACCTGACTTTACCAGATACTCCACTTCGGGGGAATTGAGTTCAATTGAAATGCACAGCAGCAAAATCATGGTATCTCGACAAGCGAAGATTCGCTTACGTTCAATCTCTTGTAACCACCCTTAACAACCGCGTTCTCGCCGATAATGGATTCTGTGAGAAGCGCATTTTCAACAGTTGCGCTTCGGTTGAGGATTGAATCTCTGACTATTGAATTCCGTACGGTCACATTGTCACCTATTGAAACGTATGGCCCAATGATCGCCTGCGATATCTTTGCCGAATCGGCTACGAAAACCGGCGGTAATATGATATTATCACCCCTTTTCTTGTAGTACTGCGTTTTTTTCAAGAGATAGCGATTAGTCTCTATCAACGCATCAACAGTACCGCAATCGTACCAGTTCTCTATTCTCTGAATCTTGAATTTTTCACCGCTGTCCAACAAATACTTCAGCGCATCGGTTAGCTGGTATTCATTTTTGGTCTTGATATCCTTCTCCATGATGTACTCAACCGCACCTCTGACTTTCGAAATATCGTGAAAATAGTACAAACCGACGATGGCTAGATTGGACGTAGGATGTTTTGGTTTTTCGACGACGCTTATTACACTATCATCTCTGACCTCAACAACGCCGAACCGCTGCGGGTCATCAACCTCTTTTACGGCAAGCATGTTAGCCTTACCCGCACAGAATTTCTTATAATCAACATCTATTATTGTATCCCCCAGAAGGACCAATGTTGGCCCTTCCAAAGCCTGTGCTCCAACAAGAACTGCATGACCGAGGCCCAGCCTTTTCTCCTGCAGTACATACTTGAAATCATAGGGAAAGGTATTACAGAAATCGACTATCGCCTCTCCTCTCGCGCCAAGAACAATGGCAAAATTGTCTATGTTCAAACCCTCAAGGCTATCGAGGATGTGTCCTAAAATCGGTTTACCG carries:
- a CDS encoding glycosyltransferase; translation: MKQPIGQSDKKLLVLTYYWPPLGGPGSLRPVKFAKYLPSFGITPIILTRKNVAYHSFDDEIGRDVRNVKVLRTCSMDPARILYLLGMRNYSVSRWHGPIKRTINFPDNKTPWVPFALSAARKTGFDAIFATAPPFSTFITGYYLARISGKPLIVDFRDAWLEFPFMPYKGRLQKEFVRNWERKVVNIASLIIVVDDNISNSLLDRYPQIRDKICVIPNGYDPDDFKRTEEPDRFTISYLGTVRKERNPENILKAISHVMSKNRLDKDRIRFRFIGYVEERFLRIIKNYNFVELTGHLPYKKAIDIFCNSHLAVLITTGSEYFFPSRQNEYLASGLPIIVCGRSKGLHMLSGALEKGYPGWIFDFDDIDGMTKRFSDLYGKYRKGIVIKGKTPYQAYTRKNLTRILAEKINKI
- a CDS encoding sugar phosphate nucleotidyltransferase, with amino-acid sequence MNVVIPVAGEGTRLRPHTHSVPKSLLYVAGKPILGHILDSLEGLNIDNFAIVLGARGEAIVDFCNTFPYDFKYVLQEKRLGLGHAVLVGAQALEGPTLVLLGDTIIDVDYKKFCAGKANMLAVKEVDDPQRFGVVEVRDDSVISVVEKPKHPTSNLAIVGLYYFHDISKVRGAVEYIMEKDIKTKNEYQLTDALKYLLDSGEKFKIQRIENWYDCGTVDALIETNRYLLKKTQYYKKRGDNIILPPVFVADSAKISQAIIGPYVSIGDNVTVRNSIVRDSILNRSATVENALLTESIIGENAVVKGGYKRLNVSESSLVEIP